In Lujinxingia sediminis, a single genomic region encodes these proteins:
- a CDS encoding N-6 DNA methylase: MKGEKKVSEGSASENPSRLWLALAAEVRATAVRWGAAVGEVIDAIEGAVEGDETRGLRAIVETKGRRGGAERNGREGGAWDGYLSDKERRSYGVHFTPDPVAQQLIGLVDELATPGPIVDPACGAGALLLAADRRWPGRALVGVERDPALARVAALRLLDARRDRAYKGVRILVGDGLMPLPEGIEGEVAAVVMNPPYVPEKGHGEVLAEVLRAHPRFEDVRGVRADLLYYFLARSVEMTATGGQCAWLTPPHWLQADGAALLRDWLGERGSMERFEWLRTQTVFDAAPGQDVLLAVFRRGPALREPRWRAARSTRGASDGGAAAWEKVHPRTLCGKRWNPRAVDEDLRWGELQREVGRPLGELVRDFQGVVSGADRVTRRHITTYGDQEGWEVGAPIFLSEGDTLPRNWEPLLAYARPVLRSGRLEAGRIYEGDEVHAWMLYLDGEVDAAHRSAVGEVLGPFRPILEARREVRTGKMPWYRLHWPRDVGAMQAPKLVVPRRAKCPCFALDLSGAVVSSDCTFLVAPDQVEDPVRYLHALMTKLNSVEVERYLRVFGKQKGELLEFYSSPLRELPVVGWRGGA; encoded by the coding sequence GTGAAAGGGGAGAAAAAAGTCAGCGAGGGGAGTGCGTCGGAGAACCCGTCTCGGCTGTGGTTGGCGCTGGCCGCAGAAGTGCGCGCGACGGCGGTGCGATGGGGCGCGGCTGTTGGCGAGGTGATCGATGCGATTGAGGGGGCGGTGGAAGGGGATGAGACAAGGGGGCTGCGCGCGATCGTCGAGACGAAGGGCAGGCGTGGGGGGGCGGAGCGGAACGGAAGGGAAGGTGGGGCGTGGGATGGGTATCTAAGCGACAAGGAGCGGCGCTCGTACGGCGTTCACTTTACGCCGGATCCTGTGGCGCAGCAACTGATCGGTCTTGTTGATGAGCTTGCCACGCCCGGGCCCATCGTCGATCCGGCGTGTGGCGCCGGAGCCTTGTTGCTCGCCGCAGACCGGCGCTGGCCCGGGCGGGCGCTGGTGGGAGTGGAGCGGGACCCGGCGCTGGCGCGAGTCGCCGCGCTGCGACTTCTCGATGCCCGCCGTGACCGGGCTTATAAAGGCGTGCGAATTCTGGTCGGCGATGGTCTGATGCCCTTGCCCGAAGGTATTGAGGGGGAGGTTGCGGCGGTCGTGATGAATCCGCCCTATGTGCCTGAGAAGGGGCATGGCGAGGTGCTCGCCGAGGTGCTTCGGGCGCATCCACGCTTTGAAGACGTGCGCGGGGTGCGGGCCGACCTTCTCTATTACTTTCTGGCGCGATCGGTAGAGATGACGGCCACCGGAGGCCAGTGTGCGTGGTTGACGCCGCCGCACTGGCTGCAGGCCGACGGGGCTGCTTTGCTGCGAGACTGGCTGGGAGAACGCGGCTCCATGGAGCGCTTCGAGTGGTTGCGAACCCAGACTGTATTCGATGCCGCCCCGGGCCAGGATGTTCTGCTCGCGGTCTTTCGCCGCGGCCCGGCTCTGCGAGAGCCGCGCTGGCGCGCGGCGCGGTCGACTCGGGGGGCGTCGGATGGCGGGGCGGCGGCATGGGAGAAGGTGCATCCTCGGACACTTTGTGGGAAGCGTTGGAACCCTCGAGCCGTCGATGAGGACTTGCGCTGGGGAGAGCTGCAGCGTGAGGTGGGCCGACCGTTGGGGGAGCTTGTACGCGACTTTCAGGGGGTGGTCAGCGGCGCTGACCGGGTGACGCGACGTCACATCACCACCTACGGAGATCAGGAGGGCTGGGAGGTCGGGGCACCGATTTTTTTGAGTGAGGGTGACACTCTGCCGCGAAACTGGGAGCCGCTCCTGGCCTATGCGCGGCCTGTATTGCGCTCGGGAAGGTTGGAAGCGGGGCGCATCTATGAGGGCGATGAGGTGCACGCCTGGATGCTCTATCTGGACGGCGAGGTGGATGCGGCGCATCGCTCTGCGGTGGGGGAGGTTCTGGGCCCGTTTCGGCCGATTCTTGAGGCGCGCCGTGAGGTTCGCACCGGCAAGATGCCCTGGTATCGCCTGCACTGGCCACGCGATGTCGGTGCGATGCAGGCGCCGAAGCTGGTTGTGCCCCGGCGAGCAAAATGCCCCTGCTTTGCGCTCGATTTAAGCGGTGCGGTGGTTTCCAGCGACTGCACCTTTCTGGTGGCGCCGGACCAGGTCGAGGATCCGGTGCGTTACCTGCACGCGTTGATGACGAAGCTCAACAGCGTCGAGGTTGAGCGCTATCTACGGGTCTTCGGCAAGCAGAAGGGGGAACTGTTGGAGTTCTACAGCTCCCCGCTTCGTGAGTTGCCCGTGGTCGGCTGGCGTGGAGGGGCATAG
- a CDS encoding serine/threonine-protein kinase translates to MTTLSLSTPGTRLADRYELTEAIGEGGFGMVYRARQLNVDRDVAIKILPPRFASVDDVVERFRREARLASRLQHPNTITIHDYGQQDDLFFIVMELLRGRDLADHLDASSPLELQEALHIARQTLGSLQDAHDQGIVHRDLKPENIFLTQIGDDPNFVKVLDFGIAKMAQGGLEGGSEPGGRKLTMSGSTVGTPPYMSPEQAAGEEVDPQTDIYALGIILFEMLNGHPPFSDPNPVKVMRAHLFEPLPAFTNIKLRNSRMESIVRRALEKDRAHRFQNTAELLDALARPNLSERSLGFAPLAGQSDVGATHPSRATATKTRAEDAVPFEDVRRHPVEEPPPGFTRGASSSSSSIITVLEPPAPREDVIVLTRRKEHATPTATGSRQPTPEPHTAPETPGNAQPTRAPSSSPDDVWTWADDATPDASGSQLLASPYERSPRGGAGAKIALALTLIVVLVTLVILGALGRLPL, encoded by the coding sequence ATGACCACGCTCTCCCTCTCGACACCGGGCACTCGCCTGGCCGACCGCTACGAACTCACCGAAGCTATCGGCGAAGGCGGTTTCGGCATGGTCTACCGCGCCCGTCAGCTCAATGTCGACCGAGACGTCGCCATTAAGATCCTCCCGCCACGCTTTGCGTCCGTCGACGACGTCGTCGAACGCTTTCGACGCGAGGCCCGCCTGGCAAGCCGACTTCAGCACCCCAACACCATCACAATCCACGACTACGGCCAGCAGGACGATCTGTTCTTCATCGTGATGGAGCTCCTGCGCGGCCGTGACCTGGCAGACCACCTCGATGCGTCCTCCCCTCTCGAACTCCAAGAGGCCCTGCACATCGCCCGGCAGACCCTGGGTAGCCTTCAGGATGCCCATGATCAGGGCATCGTCCACCGCGACCTCAAACCCGAAAACATCTTCCTGACGCAGATCGGCGATGACCCTAACTTCGTCAAAGTCCTCGATTTTGGCATCGCGAAGATGGCACAGGGCGGGCTTGAAGGGGGCTCCGAACCCGGCGGGCGCAAGCTGACGATGAGCGGGTCCACCGTGGGAACCCCTCCCTACATGTCGCCCGAGCAGGCCGCCGGCGAAGAGGTCGATCCGCAGACCGATATTTACGCGCTCGGGATCATCCTTTTTGAGATGCTTAACGGACACCCGCCCTTTAGCGATCCCAACCCCGTCAAAGTGATGCGCGCTCACCTCTTTGAGCCGCTCCCCGCCTTCACCAACATAAAACTTCGCAACAGCCGCATGGAGTCCATCGTCCGACGGGCGCTGGAGAAAGATCGCGCGCACCGCTTCCAGAACACCGCAGAGCTCCTCGACGCCCTCGCCCGGCCCAACCTCAGCGAACGGTCGCTGGGCTTTGCCCCCCTCGCCGGCCAGAGTGATGTCGGAGCAACCCACCCCTCGCGTGCCACCGCGACCAAAACCCGGGCTGAAGACGCGGTTCCCTTTGAGGATGTGCGCCGCCACCCCGTGGAGGAGCCTCCTCCGGGGTTCACCCGGGGAGCAAGCTCTTCAAGTTCATCGATCATCACGGTGTTGGAGCCTCCCGCGCCTCGTGAAGACGTGATCGTACTCACCCGCCGTAAAGAACACGCCACCCCGACTGCGACAGGCTCACGCCAGCCCACGCCCGAGCCTCATACCGCTCCCGAGACACCAGGCAACGCCCAACCTACCCGGGCCCCCTCAAGCTCGCCAGATGATGTATGGACCTGGGCGGATGACGCCACCCCCGACGCCAGCGGCTCCCAGCTGCTGGCCTCCCCCTACGAGCGTTCGCCACGAGGCGGAGCAGGCGCGAAGATCGCGCTGGCGCTCACGCTCATCGTCGTGCTGGTCACGCTCGTGATCCTTGGCGCCCTCGGCCGGCTCCCGCTCTAA
- the udk gene encoding uridine kinase codes for MSSASPILVGIAGGTGSGKTTVVRRILEAFDEDVICLDMDSYYRDLSEMPKEERRKFNFDHPDAFDTELFIQHLQDLSAGQAVKKPVYSFAESVRTENVVEIEPAPIVIVEGILVLADARVRDLLEVKIFVDADDDIRFIRRLERDVAERGRTLESVISQYQRTVRPMHYSFVEPSKRYADVIIPRGGKNDIAINMVVADITSRLTHIKVRNQLNLI; via the coding sequence GTGAGCAGTGCAAGTCCTATTTTAGTCGGAATCGCCGGGGGCACCGGTTCAGGTAAGACCACGGTGGTGCGCCGTATTCTGGAGGCGTTCGACGAGGACGTGATCTGCCTGGATATGGACTCGTATTACCGTGATTTGAGCGAGATGCCCAAAGAGGAGCGTCGCAAGTTCAACTTCGATCACCCCGACGCGTTTGATACCGAACTCTTTATTCAGCATCTGCAAGATCTCTCGGCGGGGCAGGCGGTCAAGAAGCCTGTGTACAGCTTTGCCGAGTCGGTGCGTACGGAAAACGTGGTGGAGATTGAGCCCGCGCCGATCGTGATCGTTGAGGGGATTCTGGTACTTGCGGACGCGCGTGTGCGCGATCTTCTTGAGGTGAAGATCTTTGTCGACGCGGACGATGATATCCGTTTCATTCGTCGACTGGAGCGCGATGTGGCCGAGCGCGGCCGCACGCTGGAGTCGGTGATCTCGCAGTATCAGCGGACGGTGCGTCCGATGCACTACAGCTTTGTGGAGCCGAGCAAGCGCTACGCTGACGTGATTATCCCGCGCGGCGGTAAGAACGATATCGCCATCAATATGGTCGTGGCCGATATCACCTCGAGGTTGACGCATATCAAGGTGCGTAACCAGCTCAACTTGATCTGA
- a CDS encoding OmpH family outer membrane protein yields the protein MSNMQLSKSMSRLMVALMMAAAVILGGLSTASAQDVKIGYVDMQEALNSIEEGKRVKARLEREFQQRQQRLDAKQNEVLQMRQELEQQAMMLSEEARQERVMALQGRMQELQELYLQLQNELARQEAEATKGIFDKMRAIIRTIAREQSYTLILERTESSVLYAADGMNLTDELVRRYNTAHP from the coding sequence ATGAGTAACATGCAACTGAGTAAGTCGATGAGCCGCCTGATGGTGGCGTTGATGATGGCCGCTGCGGTGATCCTCGGAGGTTTGTCGACGGCCAGCGCCCAGGACGTGAAGATCGGCTATGTCGATATGCAAGAGGCGCTCAACTCCATTGAGGAAGGCAAGCGCGTGAAAGCGCGCCTGGAGCGCGAGTTTCAGCAGCGTCAGCAGCGCCTGGATGCCAAGCAGAATGAAGTTCTGCAGATGCGTCAGGAGCTTGAGCAGCAGGCGATGATGCTCTCGGAAGAAGCACGCCAGGAGCGCGTCATGGCCCTTCAGGGGCGGATGCAAGAGCTTCAGGAACTCTACCTGCAACTTCAGAATGAGCTCGCGCGGCAAGAGGCCGAGGCGACCAAGGGGATCTTCGACAAGATGCGCGCGATCATCCGCACGATCGCCCGTGAGCAGAGCTACACGCTGATCCTGGAGCGCACGGAGTCTTCGGTGCTCTACGCGGCCGACGGGATGAACCTGACCGACGAGCTCGTGCGCCGTTACAACACCGCTCACCCCTAA
- the bamA gene encoding outer membrane protein assembly factor BamA — MVDGKLRAALLLGALVGLIGMPTALHAQGMPQLERPEILDSAPVAPRLSAQLPSGEAAAEGQDIAEVRVQGNRRVEAASILDRVRLRAGMALSREQVSEDIRRIFALGYFDDVRVDATATGEGVVVTFIVDEKPAIDAIRYRGNDALSTEDIEEVVELQRFSIANFADINRSATAIQELYREKGHYLAEVDYEIDGVEGRDDLAVVTFEIREYSKVRVKRVTLLGNSAIEDDELKNIMATREGHWLSFLTKFGNFREQDFQDDLTRLVVYYYHQGYLQVQIDEPTIRLSRDKRDLYLTIRIDEGIKHYLNEVTIQGDLLADEDQLRAMIDLEPGDVMLWGEMLTGIQRIQRFYQDAGYANARVVPQPIPTQEDPSKVNLALTVTQGPLVSIGRIEVVGNVKTRDKVVRRELVIEEGQLYSASAIEQSRARVERLGYFEQVTVTSQPTSSPDVVDLRIEIKERPTGTFQIGAGLSSQESFIFQGQVSQENLLGRGQSLALSIQASGIRRLFNLRFSEPWLLGTRWQFAVDLYNFDYLYQDFSRVSTGGNLTFGYPLGELLGLEIGDALSTSLTYKLEDVQVKPGGYSGTNVQPASPLFTGGLTSSVRLGAYLDTRDNRIFPKRGMYHSARVEVADGTLTASENEFIKYDLDARFYFPLFWNMVLRLNGNLGFVTSTSPDRPVPIFERYFAGGPDTIRGFDRYTLGPSRRVPGSSDDPSGGLSEFHYGGNKRLVLTAEVEFPIIAAGNVTGVVFTDVGNAFDDGTPFTLKLDLMSDDANRYADALRTTVGFGVRWFSPIGPLRFEWGVPLERLSGEKPLVFDFSIQNAF; from the coding sequence ATGGTTGATGGAAAGCTAAGGGCTGCGCTGTTGCTCGGCGCGCTTGTGGGGCTGATCGGGATGCCGACGGCGCTGCACGCCCAGGGGATGCCGCAGCTTGAGCGCCCCGAGATTCTGGACAGCGCACCGGTGGCACCGCGTCTGAGCGCGCAGCTGCCGAGCGGCGAGGCCGCCGCCGAGGGGCAGGATATCGCGGAGGTGCGGGTTCAGGGCAATCGCCGCGTGGAGGCCGCCTCGATCCTCGACCGGGTGCGTCTGCGCGCCGGTATGGCGCTCTCTCGGGAACAGGTCAGCGAGGATATTCGGCGCATCTTTGCGCTCGGCTACTTCGATGATGTTCGGGTTGATGCAACCGCCACCGGTGAGGGTGTGGTGGTGACCTTCATCGTCGACGAGAAGCCGGCGATCGACGCGATCCGCTACCGTGGAAACGACGCACTCAGCACCGAAGATATCGAAGAGGTGGTGGAGCTGCAGCGCTTTTCCATCGCGAACTTCGCCGATATCAACCGCAGCGCGACCGCCATCCAGGAGCTCTACCGCGAGAAAGGCCACTATCTGGCGGAGGTCGACTACGAGATTGATGGCGTAGAAGGCCGCGACGATCTGGCCGTGGTAACCTTTGAGATTCGCGAATACTCCAAAGTGCGCGTCAAGCGCGTAACGCTGCTCGGTAACTCGGCCATTGAGGACGATGAACTCAAAAACATTATGGCCACCCGCGAGGGGCACTGGCTGTCGTTTTTGACCAAGTTTGGCAACTTCCGCGAGCAGGACTTTCAGGACGATCTGACGCGCCTGGTGGTGTATTACTACCACCAGGGGTACCTGCAGGTGCAGATCGATGAGCCGACGATTCGACTCTCTCGTGATAAGCGTGACCTTTACCTGACCATTCGTATCGATGAGGGGATCAAACATTACCTCAATGAGGTGACCATTCAGGGCGACCTGCTCGCCGATGAAGATCAGCTTCGTGCGATGATCGACCTTGAGCCCGGCGACGTGATGCTCTGGGGCGAGATGCTGACGGGTATCCAGCGCATCCAGCGCTTCTACCAGGACGCAGGTTATGCCAATGCCCGAGTGGTCCCGCAGCCGATTCCCACGCAGGAGGACCCCTCAAAGGTAAACCTGGCGTTGACCGTGACGCAGGGGCCTCTTGTTTCCATCGGGCGCATTGAGGTCGTGGGCAATGTTAAGACGCGTGATAAGGTCGTGCGTCGTGAGCTTGTCATTGAGGAGGGGCAGCTTTATTCGGCCAGCGCGATCGAGCAGTCGCGAGCGCGTGTGGAGCGCCTCGGGTATTTTGAGCAGGTCACCGTGACCAGCCAGCCCACGTCCTCGCCGGATGTGGTGGACCTGCGCATTGAGATCAAAGAACGTCCCACCGGGACCTTCCAGATTGGCGCGGGCCTCTCCAGCCAGGAGAGCTTCATCTTCCAGGGGCAGGTCTCGCAGGAGAACCTGCTGGGGCGTGGTCAGTCGCTGGCGTTGAGCATTCAAGCCTCGGGCATTCGGAGGCTCTTTAATCTGCGCTTCTCCGAGCCCTGGTTGCTGGGTACTCGCTGGCAGTTTGCGGTCGACCTTTATAACTTCGACTACCTCTACCAGGACTTCTCGCGCGTCTCGACGGGCGGAAACCTGACCTTCGGCTATCCTCTGGGTGAGTTGTTAGGGTTGGAGATTGGCGATGCGCTTTCAACTTCGCTGACCTACAAACTCGAAGATGTGCAGGTGAAACCCGGCGGCTACTCGGGCACCAACGTGCAGCCGGCGTCGCCCTTGTTCACCGGCGGTCTGACCAGCAGCGTGCGTCTGGGAGCATATCTGGATACGCGCGATAACCGCATCTTCCCCAAGCGAGGGATGTACCATTCGGCGCGCGTGGAGGTTGCGGACGGCACGCTGACCGCCAGTGAGAATGAGTTCATCAAGTATGATCTGGATGCGCGCTTCTACTTCCCGCTCTTCTGGAACATGGTGCTGCGCCTCAACGGAAATCTGGGCTTTGTGACCAGCACCTCGCCCGATCGTCCGGTGCCGATCTTCGAGCGTTATTTTGCGGGCGGGCCCGACACCATCCGCGGTTTTGACCGCTACACGCTGGGGCCGAGTCGTCGTGTGCCGGGATCGAGTGACGACCCTTCAGGTGGGCTCAGTGAGTTTCATTACGGTGGTAACAAGCGCCTGGTGCTGACGGCCGAAGTGGAGTTTCCGATCATCGCTGCGGGCAACGTGACCGGGGTGGTCTTCACGGACGTTGGGAATGCATTTGACGACGGCACTCCTTTCACCCTCAAGCTCGACCTGATGAGCGATGACGCCAACCGTTACGCCGATGCGTTGCGCACGACGGTGGGCTTCGGGGTGCGCTGGTTCAGCCCGATTGGACCGCTTCGCTTTGAATGGGGTGTTCCGCTGGAGCGTCTGTCTGGCGAGAAGCCGCTGGTATTTGATTTCAGCATTCAGAACGCATTTTAA
- a CDS encoding FtsX-like permease family protein, with amino-acid sequence MSYESFVGRRYLMAKQRSRVVSIITLIAVSGVALGVTALIVVLSVMGGFRADLTSKIVGAKAHVVIQQPDFGPLDDANAVADRALEVEGVVGASPFVESEVMVSSPTNLSGVVLRGIDVDRVGTVTDLLETLEKGELANLRDSRAMMERIEKERDEELEVLLDRLDKETKELRDSIDEKRGATGISDDFMPAPDDALPPLIDLDNLSDEAPQDEVAGEGFMPPLFDDSGAEDWELPPLPGEEGAENDEGMPGLFDDASRDEGRLPGLIIGTELATSLQVRLGDEVNVVTPRGEMGPSGPIPRSRPFRIVGVFYSGMYEYDANAAFTSLADAARLLDFEGATGVELRTADVEEVLAVGERLREVFSPELRVMDWQQMNSSLFFALKLEKIAMFLVLIFIILVASFSIVAMLIMIVIEKAREIAILKSMGASDGGIMRIFMYQGVVIGAVGAAAGLGMGLLICYLLQTVGLPLDSEVYYISTLPVEVDRLEVVAVVLSTILISFLATLYPSYQAAKMRPVEGLRYD; translated from the coding sequence ATGTCTTATGAAAGCTTCGTCGGCCGTCGTTATCTGATGGCCAAACAGCGCAGCCGCGTCGTCTCGATCATTACTCTGATCGCGGTCAGCGGTGTGGCGTTGGGCGTGACGGCGCTGATCGTCGTGCTCAGTGTGATGGGCGGCTTTCGCGCCGACCTCACCAGTAAAATTGTGGGGGCGAAGGCCCACGTGGTCATTCAGCAGCCGGATTTCGGCCCGCTTGATGACGCCAACGCAGTGGCCGACCGTGCTCTGGAGGTTGAGGGCGTTGTGGGAGCCTCACCGTTCGTCGAGAGCGAGGTGATGGTCTCCTCGCCGACGAACTTAAGCGGCGTGGTGCTTCGCGGCATTGACGTCGATCGGGTGGGCACGGTCACCGACCTTCTGGAGACGTTGGAGAAGGGGGAACTCGCAAACCTGCGCGATTCCCGTGCGATGATGGAGCGCATTGAGAAGGAGCGCGACGAAGAGCTGGAGGTTCTGCTCGACCGTCTCGATAAAGAGACCAAGGAGCTGCGCGATAGCATCGATGAAAAGCGGGGCGCCACGGGCATCAGCGATGACTTCATGCCTGCGCCCGATGATGCGTTGCCTCCGCTCATTGACCTGGACAACCTCAGTGATGAAGCGCCGCAGGACGAGGTCGCAGGGGAGGGCTTTATGCCCCCGCTTTTCGATGACAGCGGAGCCGAAGACTGGGAGTTGCCGCCTTTGCCGGGAGAGGAGGGGGCGGAGAACGATGAAGGGATGCCGGGCCTCTTCGATGATGCCTCGCGGGATGAGGGGCGTCTTCCGGGGTTGATCATAGGTACGGAGCTTGCGACCTCGCTTCAGGTGCGTCTGGGCGATGAGGTCAATGTGGTCACGCCGCGTGGTGAGATGGGGCCTTCGGGGCCCATCCCACGCAGTCGGCCCTTCCGCATCGTGGGGGTCTTCTACAGCGGGATGTACGAGTACGACGCCAACGCGGCGTTCACCTCGCTCGCTGATGCCGCGCGCCTGCTCGATTTTGAGGGGGCCACCGGTGTGGAGCTTCGCACCGCTGATGTTGAGGAGGTCCTGGCGGTCGGTGAGCGTCTGCGCGAGGTGTTTTCGCCCGAGCTTCGTGTGATGGACTGGCAGCAGATGAACAGCAGCCTCTTTTTTGCGCTCAAGCTCGAGAAGATCGCGATGTTCCTCGTGCTGATCTTCATCATCCTGGTCGCGAGTTTCAGCATCGTGGCGATGCTGATCATGATCGTCATCGAGAAGGCCCGCGAGATCGCCATCCTCAAGTCGATGGGGGCCAGTGACGGCGGGATCATGAGGATTTTCATGTACCAGGGGGTGGTGATCGGAGCGGTGGGCGCGGCGGCTGGCCTGGGGATGGGGCTCTTGATCTGTTACCTGCTCCAGACCGTGGGGCTGCCGCTGGACTCCGAGGTTTATTATATCTCGACCCTTCCGGTTGAGGTCGATCGCCTGGAGGTTGTGGCGGTGGTGTTGAGCACCATCCTGATCAGCTTTCTGGCCACATTGTATCCATCGTACCAGGCCGCGAAGATGCGACCGGTAGAGGGGCTTCGTTATGACTGA
- the prfB gene encoding peptide chain release factor 2 (programmed frameshift) codes for MTREEIRSSISDLRQRLVELGGIFDLAQKKARIEELDAISQDPEFWNDAERAQTTMKERGELVDVIERYETQLERLDEAELYLELAAEADGDPQTLADAGELITETRSAVQTLETRRMLSGEHDDHNAFVSINAGAGGTESQDWASILLRMYLRYVEQKGWQVEVTDQQAGDEAGIKSADLHVTGDFAFGHLKAEAGVHRLVRISPFDSAKRRHTSFAAVSVAPEIDDDIEIEINDSDLRIDTYRASGAGGQHVNRTDSAVRFTHIPTGIVVACQNERSQHKNRATAMKMLRARLYEREMQERRDKAADEHAEQKDVAFGSQIRSYVLHPYKQIKDVRTGYTEGNVDRVLDGGLDPFVEAYLLKAGGQSEGDEGAEA; via the exons ATGACCCGTGAAGAGATCCGATCCAGTATCAGCGATCTTCGTCAACGGCTGGTTGAGCTC GGAGGTATCTTTGACCTGGCTCAAAAGAAAGCCAGGATCGAAGAACTCGATGCGATAAGCCAGGACCCGGAGTTCTGGAACGATGCCGAGCGCGCTCAGACGACGATGAAGGAGCGCGGGGAGCTGGTTGATGTGATCGAGCGCTATGAGACGCAGCTCGAACGTCTGGATGAGGCGGAGCTCTACCTGGAGCTTGCGGCTGAGGCCGACGGTGATCCGCAGACCCTGGCGGATGCCGGTGAGCTGATCACCGAAACGCGAAGCGCGGTTCAGACTCTGGAGACGCGCCGGATGCTCAGCGGTGAGCACGACGACCACAACGCCTTTGTTTCGATCAACGCCGGAGCCGGGGGAACCGAGAGCCAGGACTGGGCCTCGATCCTCTTGCGGATGTACCTGCGCTACGTCGAGCAGAAAGGCTGGCAGGTGGAAGTCACCGACCAGCAGGCTGGCGATGAGGCCGGTATCAAGAGCGCCGACCTGCACGTCACGGGTGATTTTGCCTTCGGTCATCTGAAGGCCGAGGCCGGTGTGCACCGCCTGGTGCGCATCAGCCCCTTCGACAGCGCGAAACGTCGACATACGAGCTTTGCGGCGGTCTCGGTTGCCCCGGAGATCGATGACGACATTGAGATCGAGATTAACGATAGCGATCTGCGCATCGACACCTACCGTGCCTCCGGTGCGGGCGGTCAGCACGTTAACCGAACCGACTCGGCGGTGCGTTTTACGCACATTCCCACCGGCATTGTCGTGGCGTGTCAGAATGAGCGCTCGCAGCACAAAAACCGTGCTACCGCGATGAAGATGCTTCGCGCCAGGCTCTATGAGCGTGAGATGCAGGAGCGTCGCGATAAGGCCGCCGATGAGCACGCTGAGCAGAAGGATGTGGCCTTCGGTAGCCAGATTCGCTCCTATGTGCTGCACCCCTACAAGCAGATCAAAGATGTTCGCACCGGCTACACCGAGGGCAACGTCGACAGGGTGCTTGATGGCGGGCTCGATCCCTTTGTGGAGGCGTACCTGCTGAAAGCGGGCGGGCAGTCCGAGGGTGATGAAGGGGCCGAAGCATAA
- the eno gene encoding phosphopyruvate hydratase, with protein MTDIVDIVAREILDSRGNPTVECDVYLESGAMGRAAVPSGASTGEHEAIELRDGDQDRYLGKGVQQAVENIHDEIAPELIGEDSANQRRIDDILLGLDGTENKSRLGANALLAVSLASAYAASDALGLPLYRYIGGLKATVMPVPMMNIINGGSHADNSVDIQEFMVMPVGAGSLTEAVRCGAEIFHALKSVLKGQGYSTSVGDEGGFAPNLKSNREALDRIMEAIEKAGYKAGEDVVLALDCAASEFFDKSSKTYKLAGEGRELDVAKMIDFYEELVSAYPIVSIEDGLDENDWAGWKALTDRLGKKVQLVGDDLFVTNTQTLARGIEQGVGNSILIKVNQIGTLSETLDAVELAHRNGYTAVISHRSGETEDTTIAHLAVATASGQIKTGSLSRSDRVAKYNELIRIEEQLGATASYPGASIFGK; from the coding sequence TATCTGGAAAGCGGAGCGATGGGGCGCGCCGCGGTGCCCAGTGGTGCGTCGACTGGCGAGCACGAGGCCATTGAGCTTCGTGATGGCGACCAGGATCGCTACCTGGGTAAGGGGGTTCAGCAGGCGGTGGAAAACATCCACGACGAGATCGCCCCGGAACTCATCGGGGAAGACAGCGCGAACCAGCGACGCATCGACGATATTTTGCTCGGTCTGGATGGCACTGAAAACAAAAGCCGCCTGGGAGCCAACGCCCTGCTGGCGGTGAGTCTGGCCTCGGCCTACGCCGCCTCCGACGCGCTGGGGTTGCCTCTGTATCGCTACATCGGTGGTCTGAAGGCCACGGTGATGCCGGTGCCGATGATGAACATCATCAACGGTGGCTCCCATGCGGATAACAGCGTTGATATTCAGGAGTTTATGGTCATGCCCGTGGGGGCCGGCTCGTTGACCGAGGCGGTACGTTGCGGTGCGGAGATTTTCCATGCGCTCAAGAGCGTGCTCAAGGGGCAGGGCTATTCGACCTCGGTGGGCGATGAGGGAGGGTTTGCCCCCAACCTCAAGAGCAACCGCGAGGCGCTCGATCGTATCATGGAAGCCATCGAGAAAGCTGGCTACAAAGCGGGCGAAGACGTGGTGCTGGCGCTGGACTGCGCTGCCAGCGAGTTTTTCGACAAGAGCTCCAAGACTTACAAGCTCGCCGGGGAGGGGCGGGAGCTCGATGTGGCGAAGATGATCGACTTCTACGAGGAACTCGTCAGCGCCTATCCCATCGTCAGCATCGAAGACGGTCTCGATGAGAATGACTGGGCGGGTTGGAAGGCGCTTACCGATCGTCTGGGCAAGAAGGTGCAGCTGGTCGGCGATGATCTTTTTGTGACCAACACCCAGACGCTTGCGCGCGGCATTGAGCAGGGCGTGGGGAACTCGATTCTGATCAAGGTCAATCAGATCGGCACGCTCAGCGAGACGCTTGATGCGGTGGAGCTTGCGCATCGCAACGGCTACACCGCCGTGATCAGCCACCGCTCCGGTGAGACCGAAGATACCACCATCGCGCACCTCGCGGTGGCTACGGCCAGCGGGCAGATCAAGACCGGGAGCCTTTCGCGCTCGGACAGGGTCGCCAAGTACAACGAGCTCATCCGCATCGAGGAGCAGCTCGGTGCGACGGCGAGCTACCCGGGAGCGTCGATCTTCGGCAAGTAA